In the genome of Triticum urartu cultivar G1812 chromosome 5, Tu2.1, whole genome shotgun sequence, one region contains:
- the LOC125509026 gene encoding spermine synthase-like, with amino-acid sequence MEGGDARNGLTGTSQTTGSGVESPAKPLPPCCVKARAAAPESEAKCHATVVSGWFTETRSRCGKASKLQYYNNPMWPGETHSLKVEKILYQGKSPYQEVLIFESLTYGKVLVLDGIVQLTDKDECAYQEMITHLPLCSIPSPKKVLVIGGGDGGVLREIARHGSVESIDICEIDQLVIDVCKDFFPDLSVGFKDPRVRLHVGDAVEFLRNSPEGTYDAIIVDSSDPIGPAQELVEKPFFETIARALRPGGVLCNQAESMWLHTHLIQDMLSICCETFKGSVHYAWASVPTYPSGAIGFLLCAKEGRPVNFLAPINPIEKIEGAMTAGRDIRFYNTEMHRAAFVLPTFAKRELEAYGGSTRGAQQEEKSAEPAKVAIVPHSEILTA; translated from the exons ATGGAGGGTGGAGACGCAAGAAATGGTTTGACTGGGACATCACAGACAACGGGAAGTGGGGTTGAGAGCCCAGCAAAGCCACTGCCTCCTTGCTGTGTCAAGGCGAGGGCTGCAGCACCTGAATCTGAGGCCAAGTGCCATGCCACTGTGGTATCGGGATGGTTCACGGAAACCCGCTCACGATGTG GTAAAGCGAGCAAACTGCAGTATTACAATAATCCAATGTGGCCAG GAGAGACCCATTCCTTGAAAGTGGAAAAGATCCTGTACCAGGGGAAGTCACCATACCAAGAAGTGTTGATTTTTGAG TCGTTAACCTATGGAAAAGTCCTTGTGCTTGATGGTATTGTACAATTGACTGATAAGGATGAATGTGCCTACCAGGAAATGATTACTCATCTCCCACTCTGTTCAATTCCTTCTCCTAAGAAG GTTTTGGTTATTggaggtggagatggtggtgtACTTCGAGAGATAGCCAGACATGGTTCAGTGGAGTCTATTGATATATGTGAAATTGATCAGCTAGTTATTGAT GTTTGTAAAGATTTCTTCCCAGACTTATCTGTCGGATTTAAGGATCCTCGTGTTCGACTTCATGTTGGTGATG CTGTGGAGTTCCTAAGAAATTCTCCTGAAGGGACATATGATGCTATTATTGTTGATTCATCAGATCCTATAG GGCCTGCTCAGGAACTTGTAGAGAAGCCATTTTTTGAGACAATTGCTAGAGCTTTGAGACCTGGTGGTGTTCTTTGTAATCAAGCTGAGAGTATGTGGTTGCATACACATCTGATTCAGGACATGCTTTCGATCTGCTGTGAGACTTTCAAGGGTTCTGTCCACTATGCCTGGGCAAGTGTCCCAACATATCCTAG TGGTGCAATTGGGTTTTTGCTATGTGCCAAAGAGGGTCGACCAGTCAACTTCCTGGCACCCATAAATCCAATTGAAAAAATAGAAGGCGCTATGACAGCAGGGAGGGACATCAGATTCTATAATACAGAG ATGCACAGAGCAGCGTTTGTTCTTCCAACCTTTGCAAAGAGAGAGCTAGAAGCATACGGTGGCTCCACTAGAGGG GCACAACAAGAGGAAAAATCAGCAGAACCAGCGAAGGTTGCCATCGTGCCACACAGTGAAATTCTTACTGCTTAG